A stretch of the Musa acuminata AAA Group cultivar baxijiao chromosome BXJ2-7, Cavendish_Baxijiao_AAA, whole genome shotgun sequence genome encodes the following:
- the LOC135616238 gene encoding protein LAX PANICLE 2-like gives MAPAMNLLRPTHCDGYSSAYFDDSRRDHEQASGLMADKATGTSDGHEEGDKIGKEASKVDGDDGRGGWLQLSIGGGRRSNYPKLQDPSPVLDPSSSNGRNKGDPPEFHLFCRRPSEPPPTLAPPLFPAIMGGYCHQWPEYPSPSSTARTFTPSSSSRGQFMCPSARFSSPLRLDGEMRVVSQPRRPQTGMWLVLQAAQDQVKEPFLPQIPKSYLRIKDGRMTIRLLMRYLASKLGLEDDSQVEITCRGQQLSPFLTLIYVRDNIWCSLEAVELHTDTSSTKYVMNLLYRSRGRCR, from the exons ATGGCCCCAGCGATGAACCTCCTCCGGCCAACCCACTGCGATGGCTACAGTAGCGCCTACTTCGACGACAGTCGACGGGATCATGAACAAGCATCGGGTCTGATGGCTGACAAGGCCACTGGAACCAGCGACGGACACGAAGAGGGGGACAAGATCGGAAAAGAAGCCTCCAAGGTCGATGGCGACGACGGCCGCGGGGGATGGCTCCAACTGAGCATCGGAGGCGGCCGTCGCTCCAACTATCCCAAACTACAAGATCCTTCGCCGGTGCTGGATCCGTCAAGTAGCAACGGTAGGAACAAGGGCGATCCGCCGGAGTTTCACTTGTTCTGCCGCAGACCCTCCGAGCCACCTCCGACCTTGGCGCCGCCGCTGTTCCCTGCGATCATGGGAGGGTACTGCCACCAATGGCCGGAGTATCCAAGCCCAAGCTCCACGGCGAGAACATTCACCCCGTCGAGCAGCAGCCGGGGCCAGTTCATGTGCCCGTCGGCTAGGTTCAGCTCGCCGCTGCGGCTCGACGGGGAGATGAGGGTGGTGAGCCAGCCACGTCGGCCGCAGACGGGCATGTGGCTCGTTCTCCAAGCAGCACAAGACCA GGTAAAGGAGCCTTTCCTGCCTCAGATACCCAAGAGCTACTTGAGGATCAA GGATGGAAGGATGACAATTAGGCTGTTGATGAGGTACTTGGCTAGTAAGCTTGGGTTGGAGGATGACTCACAG GTGGAGATTACTTGTCGAGGCCAGCAGCTTTCTCCATTCTTGACACTAATATATGTTCGGGACAACATCTGGTGTTCACTGGAAGCAGTGGAGCTGCACACAGACACATCTAGCACCAAATATGTCATGAACCTCCTTTACAGAAGCAGAGGCAGATGCAGATAG